A single genomic interval of Salinarchaeum sp. IM2453 harbors:
- a CDS encoding site-specific integrase — MNLQEHKNSSAMMVWLSTDELKQLVDCPDDVQRQLALKLGGYCGLRSAEVVNVKPAHVRDTQIGKVLEVPAGKGDKYRETPIPDGLAGQIRTIGQYEGEDTTVVGTESTRTLRRWINTAANELAEQTENNRWEFLSFHDLRRTWATLLASADVDPMVAIEWGGWDDLQTFLDHYQGKYSPEARKRERNKVRWL; from the coding sequence ATGAATTTACAGGAACACAAGAATAGCAGTGCCATGATGGTCTGGTTGTCTACAGACGAGTTGAAGCAACTGGTCGACTGTCCCGATGACGTACAACGGCAACTCGCACTGAAGCTCGGAGGGTACTGTGGACTCCGAAGTGCAGAAGTAGTTAACGTCAAACCAGCACATGTTCGAGATACCCAAATCGGTAAAGTGCTTGAAGTGCCGGCAGGCAAGGGTGACAAGTATCGGGAAACACCAATCCCCGATGGATTAGCTGGACAGATCCGGACCATCGGCCAGTACGAAGGTGAAGATACGACTGTGGTGGGGACCGAAAGCACGCGAACGCTCCGACGCTGGATCAACACTGCTGCCAATGAGTTGGCCGAACAAACGGAGAACAACCGCTGGGAATTTCTCTCATTTCACGATCTCCGTCGAACATGGGCGACACTACTGGCGTCTGCTGACGTTGATCCAATGGTTGCAATTGAGTGGGGCGGGTGGGATGACCTCCAGACGTTTCTTGATCACTATCAAGGCAAATACTCACCAGAAGCCAGAAAAAGAGAACGCAATAAGGTACGCTGGTTGTAG
- a CDS encoding ABC transporter ATP-binding protein, with protein sequence MTDGYTPAKLGDDLRDGEVDAHVEAVLSDDQRIGDVLMAAERAELDSDESPLYRMLSRQTSTDTLRRARKRSDLTTMNATVGLSESSVEATGYDLLMDAIKPAAQQMLIKGPKGSGKTTKALDIARNLYREFDGELRVLTNIRRSEDEPIRHPAVDYADSLSGMLEWVRDTSGEKLVIGDEWSTEVNSHSYADGSVRETFAQFINALRKGQGGSTRLLVIGHEHDSDIAKILRTQSDVVVQADGKKKEGKIDQATVYRGWEDYQQDDQWFRVRGLLDVPEESQWAASTNYFATFDIDLDRPKKQIHKGQLIENWREYQDENQNTRDPVKCRGNKSDGSDCNAMTDHKSGYCQWHREQWAGEIDPRYQDA encoded by the coding sequence ATGACTGATGGATATACACCTGCAAAACTTGGCGATGACCTTCGAGACGGAGAAGTTGATGCGCATGTTGAGGCAGTACTGTCTGATGACCAACGGATTGGAGACGTGTTGATGGCTGCTGAGCGAGCTGAACTAGATTCTGATGAGAGCCCACTATATCGCATGTTGTCACGACAAACCTCAACTGATACGCTGCGCAGAGCCCGCAAAAGATCGGATCTCACAACGATGAATGCCACCGTTGGGCTCAGTGAGTCATCTGTTGAGGCAACTGGATACGATTTACTTATGGATGCAATCAAGCCAGCGGCGCAGCAGATGCTGATCAAAGGCCCGAAAGGCAGTGGCAAAACAACCAAAGCTTTAGATATTGCGAGGAACTTGTATCGCGAGTTCGATGGTGAGCTTCGTGTCCTGACGAATATTCGGCGATCGGAAGATGAGCCAATCAGGCATCCTGCAGTTGACTATGCCGATAGTCTATCTGGAATGCTTGAATGGGTCAGAGACACGTCAGGGGAAAAGCTTGTGATTGGAGACGAGTGGTCGACAGAGGTAAACAGTCATTCGTATGCTGATGGATCCGTGCGAGAAACCTTCGCTCAGTTTATCAATGCGTTGCGGAAGGGTCAGGGGGGTTCAACACGGCTGCTCGTAATTGGCCACGAGCATGATAGTGATATTGCGAAGATTCTGCGAACACAATCTGACGTTGTGGTGCAGGCCGACGGGAAGAAAAAAGAGGGCAAGATTGACCAAGCAACTGTCTATCGCGGCTGGGAAGACTACCAGCAAGATGATCAGTGGTTTCGAGTTCGTGGGCTTTTGGATGTACCAGAGGAGAGTCAGTGGGCTGCCTCAACAAATTATTTTGCCACGTTTGATATCGACCTCGACCGGCCAAAGAAACAGATTCACAAAGGCCAACTCATTGAGAATTGGCGAGAATACCAGGATGAAAACCAGAATACGCGAGATCCAGTTAAGTGTCGCGGGAATAAAAGCGACGGCTCAGACTGTAATGCCATGACTGATCACAAGTCGGGATACTGCCAGTGGCATCGTGAACAATGGGCTGGTGAGATTGACCCGCGATATCAAGATGCCTGA
- a CDS encoding bacteriorhodopsin, with protein sequence MELLTDPKQLYALVSLLGAAALYLYDWGVDERIQTLHALILGWSGLMYLNFETEWYVVELTYYADWILTTPMLVLALAVTATGEISERAWKAAVAQGGVITTGYLAVDAGDGMAMMFLLSCGLLVYVLLSLRELISEDLELLYWITAGTWVLYPVVWWYTGGELLAAPVAMVLIPFISKHGLAIADITIAKEQ encoded by the coding sequence ATGGAGCTTCTAACTGATCCAAAGCAATTGTATGCACTCGTGTCACTACTCGGAGCTGCAGCACTGTATCTGTATGATTGGGGAGTTGATGAACGGATCCAGACGCTGCATGCACTGATCCTTGGTTGGTCTGGTCTGATGTATCTCAACTTTGAAACTGAATGGTATGTAGTTGAACTCACGTACTATGCTGATTGGATCTTGACAACGCCAATGCTGGTTTTGGCACTGGCAGTTACCGCAACGGGAGAGATTTCCGAACGCGCCTGGAAGGCAGCAGTTGCTCAGGGTGGCGTGATCACGACCGGATACCTTGCGGTTGATGCTGGTGACGGGATGGCTATGATGTTCTTGTTGTCGTGTGGATTGCTTGTATATGTTCTCCTTTCACTACGAGAGCTCATCTCTGAAGATCTTGAGTTGCTGTATTGGATCACGGCAGGCACGTGGGTTTTGTATCCTGTAGTGTGGTGGTATACTGGTGGAGAGTTGTTAGCAGCGCCGGTAGCAATGGTCCTGATACCGTTTATCAGTAAACACGGTCTGGCAATAGCAGATATCACGATCGCAAAAGAACAATGA